One Fulvia fulva chromosome 8, complete sequence DNA window includes the following coding sequences:
- a CDS encoding Sterol 3-beta-glucosyltransferase UGT80B1 — MQDDKLPAVQAASVSLADAARPTRPGAHSRNTDLILADEDGDDSAPPAYGDIYDEIRGEEDGMGTTARITDDGRVDIRINQFSRRLSQVFSPALRQQIPSSQDSPPSPPVARPPPLNIFIQVVGSCGDVQPFVALGKVLKETHGHWVRLATHANFESFVRGNGLEFFDIGDDPSRLMAFMVKNPGLMPGFRSLASGDVSQQRRDVGEYIQGYWRSCYEAGDGMGRLAIDVHDLTGPPETDTRPFVADCIIANPPSFAHVHCAEKLGCPLHIMFTMPYSPTHGGIVARAGAGPEPIPIKQLTASRLADAITFCMKPESLENAKTLASKIAAERPGSEVGAELFHQCLESDRLRCTLTPSRTAVWRVKRSKIRLSALATCTLANVNMLEFDDLKLFRVQEYYTDEGPVDPISGGFTAACRAVSGMGLGIAEIPSETWKGLRDVAGPSRKTSQTPVAETSRGSLARPSSIRTTSRLGGTMQDSEDLAGTQSRPKLSKAPYSSSSSTPSSGSSALHRHFSAESSHTRRDQVRNRVENVPGKSRDAPQPTAAHTSQGIGRDIAVNLTRGSHNLPKLWGDDTEQVTDIKTGFIAVGRESGLLGWYDGVTGLVTQLWNGARKEGAARVAKGVSKGIVGFIAKPLAGTIGVLGHSMKGFHKEAQKAHRTNIQRYIVASRAAQGYEDWLLSSEAEKQDVIERWKRIKKHLKKRNHDEVLKDVLGAQHKATTER, encoded by the exons ATGCAGGACGACAAATTGCCAGCAGTGCAAGCTGCTTCCGTCTCACTCGCCGACGCTGCAAGACCCACAAGACCGGGGGCTCACTCGCGCAATACTGATCTGATACTCGCAGACGAGGATGGTGATGATTCGGCACCACCCGCATACGGAGACATCTACGACGAGATCCGCGGTGAGGAGGATGGCATGGGCACAACTGCCCGTATAACTGATGACGGCCGTGTCGACATCCGCATCAACCAATTCAGCCGACGCCTGTCGCAAGTCTTCAGCCCTGCTTTACGCCAGCAGATTCCCAGCAGCCAAGACAGTCCTCCAAGCCCTCCAGTCGCCCGACCACCTCCATTGAACATCTTTATCCAGGTTGTGGGCTCGTGCGGAGATGTTCAACCCTTTGTCGCTCTCGGCAAAGTCCTCAAGGAGACCCATGGCCACTGGGTACGCTTAGCAACTCATGCCAACTTTGAGAGCTTTGTCAGAGGGAATGGCCTCGAGTTCTTTGACATTGGTGATGATCCTTCGCGGTTGATG GCCTTCATGGTCAAGAACCCGGGCCTGATGCCGGGCTTTCGAAGTCTAGCAAGCGGAGACGTCAGTCAGCAAAGACGAGACGTTGGCGAGTACATTCAAGGCTACTGGCGATCGTGTTATGAAGCTGGTGACGGGATGGGAcgtctcgctatagacgtTCATGATCTCACTGGACCGCCTGAGACGGATACAAGACCATTCGTGGCCGACTGCATTATCGCCAATCCTCCCAGCTTCGCCCACGTTCATTGTGCAGAGAAGCTAGGATGCCCTCTGCACATCATGTTTACGATGCCATACTCACCTACACAT GGAGGTATAGTGGCACGAGCCGGCGCTGGACCCGAACCGATACCCATTAAACAACTCACTGCAAGTCGACTTGCCGATGCTATCACATTCTGCATGAAACCCGAAAGCTTAGAAAATGCGAAGACCCTCGCTTCTAAGATCGCAGCTGAAAGACCCGGCAGCGAAGTAGGGGCTGAACTGTTCCATCAATGCCTAGAGTCTGATCGACTTCGCTGTACCCTTACACCGTCTCGGACGGCTGTCTGGCGTGTCAAACGCTCGAAGATCAGGCTGAGTGCACTCGCTACATGTACTCTGGCTAATGTTAATATGTTGGAGTTTGACGACTTGAAGCTCTTCCGGGTACAGGAGTACTATACGGATGAAGGCCCTGTGGACCCAATATCTGGAGGCTTCACCGCTGCTTGTAGAGCGGTCAGTGGTATGGGACTGGGCATTGCCGAAATTCCTTCTGAGACGTGGAAGGGTTTGCGCGATGTAGCTGGACCTAGTCGAAAGACATCACAGACACCAGTCGCCGAAACCAGCCGGGGTTCGTTAGCGAGACCAAGTTCGATCCGAACAACTTCACGGCTGGGAGGGACTATGCAAGATTCGGAAGATCTTGCCGGTACTCAGAGTCGTCCCAAATTATCCAAGGCGCCATATTCGAGTTCAAGTTCTACGCCGAGCTCAGGATCTAGCGCACTGCATCGTCATTTCAGCGCCGAATCGAGTCACACTAGGAGAGATCAAGTCCGTAATCGCGTCGAAAACGTACCCGGCAAGAGTCGGGATGCACCCCAACCCACTGCAGCACACACGAGCCAAGGTATCGGACG CGACATCGCCGTCAATCTGACCAGAGGAAGTCACAATCTGCCCAAACTCTGGGGCGACGATACC GAACAGGTCACCGATATAAAGACCGGTTTTATCGCTGTAGGCAGAGAATCTGGCCTGCTGGGCTGGTACGATGGGGTGACTGGCTTAGTAACGCAACTGTGGAATGGCGCTCGTAAAGAGGGTGCTGCTAGGGTTGCTAAGGGTGTTAGCAAGGGGATAGTAGGGTTCATTGCTAAACCACTTGCAGGTACTATTGGTGTGCTTGGGCACTCAATGAAGGGGTTTCACAAAGAAGCTCAAAAGGCACACCGCACCAATATACAGAGGTACATTGTAGCTTCGAGGGCCGCGCAGGGGTACGAGGACTGGTTGTTAAGCTCTGAAGCAGAGAAGCAAGATGTGATTGAACGTTGGAAGCGTATAAAGAAGCATTTGAAGAAGCGCAACCATGATGAGGTGCTGAAGGATGTCTTGGGGGCACAGCACAAAGCCACGACGGAGAGA